One genomic window of Medicago truncatula cultivar Jemalong A17 chromosome 1, MtrunA17r5.0-ANR, whole genome shotgun sequence includes the following:
- the LOC11434133 gene encoding DEAD-box ATP-dependent RNA helicase 38, with protein MSEPSTTSPPPPTTKSWADQADEETNQTSTSAADETSSLNVNELTIDEENKSLSKSLDDPDDSNITAVTAGDTPYTSATTFEELSLSPELLKGLYVEMKFEKPSKIQAKSLPMILNPPHRDLIAQAHNGSGKTTCFNLGMLSRVDPNLQAPQALCICPTRELAIQNIEVLRKMGKYTGISSECAVPMDRRDSIPVMKRAPIMAQVVIGTPGTMKNLITYKKLGVTKLKILVFDEADQMLAEDGFRDDSLRIIKEIEKFNSSCQVLLFSATFNETVKNFATRVVGKKEHNELFVKKEELSLDAVKQYKVLVPDELVKIDVIKNYIFELGENVGQTIIFVRTRNSAKMLHKALVDLGYEVTSIQGALDHVDRDKIVKEFKDGLTQVLISTDVLARGFDQQQVNLVINYDLPLKYAAEYTHGHEQEPDYEVYLHRVGRAGRFGRKGAVFNLICGERDEKTLSKIEKHFGTYIKEVKDRSVEDYKVALKEAGLLF; from the exons ATGTCAGAACCTTCCACCACCTCTCCTCCACCGCCTACAACCAAAAGCTGGGCCGATCAAGCCGATGAAGAAACCAATCAAACCTCCACCTCCGCCGCCGACGAAACATCTTCCCTCAACGTCAATGAATTAACCATCGACGAAGAAAACAAATCCCTTTCTAAATCTCTAGACGATCCCGACGACTCCAACATTACAGCG GTTACAGCTGGAGACACTCCTTACACATCCGCGACGACCTTCGAAGAATTATCTCTCTCGCCGGAGCTTTTGAAGGGATTATATGTGGAGATGAAGTTTGAAAAACCTAGCAAAATTCAAGCTAAGAGTTTGCCCATGATTCTTAATCCTCCACATAGGGATTTGATTGCTCAAGCACATAATGGTTCTGGAAAAACTACTTGTTTTAATCTTGGGATGCTTAGTAGGGTTGATCCCAATTTGCAAGCTCCTCAAGCTCTATGTATTTGTCCTACTAGAGAGTTGGCTATTCAG AACATTGAGGTTCTCCGTAAGATGGGGAAGTACACGGGGATTAGCTCAGAATGTGCAGTTCCTATGGACAGAAGAGATTCAATTCCGGTAATGAAAAGGGCGCCTATTATGGCTCAGGTTGTTATTGGTACTCCTGGCACAATGAAGAATTTGATTACTTATAAGAAACTTGGAGTGACAAAATTGAAGATTCTCGTTTTTGACGAGGCGGATCAAATGCTTGCTGAG GATGGATTTAGAGATGATTCTCTGAgaataataaaagaaatagagaaattCAATTCAAGCTGTCAG GTTCTTCTGTTTTCTGCtacatttaatgaaactgtcaAGAATTTTGCTACAAGGGTTGTTGGGAAAAAGGAGCATAATGAACTTTTTGTGAAGAAAGAGGAGCTATCTTTAGATGCAGTAAAACAGTACAAAGTTCTTGTTCCTGATGAGCTTGTTAAAATTGACgtgattaaaaattatatatttgaacTAGGAGAGAATGTGGGGCAAACTATTATATTTGTGCGCACTAGAAATAGTGCAAAAATGTTGCACAAAGCTCTTGTTGATTTAGGCTATGAGGTCACTTCCATACAAGGTGCTCTTGACCATGTTGATAGAGACAAAATCGTCAAAGAGTTCAAAGATGGTTTGACTCAGGTTCTTATATCGACTGATGTTCTTGCCCGTGGCTTTGATCAGCAACAG GTTAATTTGGTTATAAACTATGATCTTCCACTGAAGTACGCTGCTGAGTACACCCATGGCCATGAACAAGAGCCTGATTATGAGGTGTATTTGCACAGGGTTGGTAGGGCTGGGCGATTTGGGCGCAAGG GGGCTGTATTTAACCTGATATGTGGTGAAAGGGATGAAAAGACCTTGTCAAAGATTGAAAAACATTTTGGCACCTATATAAAAGAG GTGAAAGACAGAAGTGTTGAAGATTATAAAGTTGCTCTTAAAGAAGCTGGTTTACTGTTTTGA
- the LOC11430510 gene encoding aspartic proteinase 36 isoform X2, protein MHRLYHHHSHFPLLDKPINRKNQTKMRFHTPTFFFFGCCIFTFVATAVHGAGYLPLQRNVPLNHRVEIDTLRARDRVRHGRILRASVGGVVDFRVQGSSDPSTLGLYTTKVKMGTPPREFTVQIDTGSDILWINCNTCSNCPKSSGLGIELNFFDTVGSSTAALVPCSDPMCASAIQGAAAQCSPQVNQCSYTFQYEDGSGTSGVYVSDAMYFDMILGQSTPANVASSATIVFGCSTYQSGDLTKTDKAVDGILGFGPGELSVVSQLSSRGITPKVFSHCLKGDGNGGGILVLGEILEPSIVYSPLVPSQPHYNLNLQSIAVNGQVLSINPAVFATSDKRGTIIDSGTTLSYLVQEAYDPLVNAVDTAVSQFATSFISKGSQCYLVLTSIDDSFPTVSFNFEGGASMDLKPSQYLLNRGFQDGAKMWCIGFQKVQEGVTILGDLVLKDKIVVYDLARQQIGWTNYDCSMSVNVSVTTSKDEYINARARQTGSCSRIGIPSKLLPVSIVALSMHIIIFMKSLHL, encoded by the exons ATGCACCGACTCTATCATCACCATTCCCATTTCCCATTATTAGACAAACCCATAAAcagaaaaaaccaaacaaaaatgcGTTTTCACACTCCAACGTTCTTCTTCTTTGGATGCTGCATATTCACCTTCGTCGCCACGGCGGTTCACGGCGCCGGTTACCTTCCTCTACAACGAAACGTTCCTCTTAACCACCGCGTTGAGATAGACACGCTTAGAGCTCGTGACAGAGTTCGCCATGGGAGAATTTTGCGTGCTAGTGTTGGTGGTGTTGTCGACTTCAGAGTTCAAGGCTCTTCCGATCCATCCACTCTTGG GCTGTATACTACCAAAGTAAAGATGGGAACTCCACCTAGGGAATTTACTGTTCAGATTGATACTGGAAGTGACATTTTGTGGATTAATTGCAATACTTGCAGTAATTGCCCTAAATCTAGTGGACTTGGG ATTGAGCTCAATTTCTTTGACACGGTTGGTTCATCCACAGCTGCGTTGGTTCCTTGCTCGGACCCCATGTGCGCTTCTGCGATTCAAGGTGCGGCAGCTCAATGCTCCCCTCAGGTTAATCAGTGCAGCTACACCTTTCAGTATGAAGATGGGAGTGGTACTTCCGGTGTTTATGTCTCTGATGCCATGTATTTTGACATGATTCTCGGACAATCTACTCCTGCCAATGTTGCTTCTTCAGCTACCATTGTTTTCGG GTGTAGTACCTATCAGTCTGGAGATTTGACTAAGACGGATAAAGCGGTCGATGGAATTCTTGGGTTTGGCCCTGGTGAACTATCTGTTGTATCACAATTGTCATCACGAGGAATAACACCCAAAGTTTTCTCTCATTGCTTGAAAGGAGATGGCAATGGAGGAGGCATTCTAGTTCTTGGTGAGATTTTGGAGCCAAGTATTGTTTATAGTCCACTTGTCCCATCACA GCCTCATTACAACTTAAATCTTCAGAGCATTGCTGTCAATGGGCAAGTTCTCTCAATTAATCCAGCTGTATTTGCAACATCTGACAAACGAGGAACTATCATTGACAGTGGTACAACATTGTCATATCTTGTTCAAGAAGCTTATGATCCTCTTGTCAACGCA GTAGATACGGCCGTGTCACAATTTGCTACTTCCTTTATTTCAAAAGGAAGCCAGTGTTATCTGGTCTTAACCAG TATAGATGATAGTTTTCCTACAGTCAGTTTCAACTTTGAGGGTGGAGCATCAATGGATTTAAAACCATCACAATACCTTTTGAATAGGGGTTTCCAG GACGGTGCTAAAATGTGGTGCATAGGTTTCCAGAAAGTGCAAGAGGGAGTCACAATTTTAGGAG ATCTTGTCCTGAAAGATAAGATAGTTGTCTATGACTTGGCTCGTCAGCAAATAGGATGGACTAACTATGATT GTTCTATGTCTGTAAACGTCTCAGTGACTACAAGCAAGGATGAGTACATCAATGCAAGAGCAAGACAGACGGGCAGCTGCTCGAGGATAGGGATTCCCTCCAAGTTACTACCTGTAAGCATTGTGGCTCTTTCTATGCACATAATAATCTTCATGAAGTCGTTACATTTGTAA
- the LOC11430510 gene encoding aspartic proteinase 36 isoform X1, which yields MHRLYHHHSHFPLLDKPINRKNQTKMRFHTPTFFFFGCCIFTFVATAVHGAGYLPLQRNVPLNHRVEIDTLRARDRVRHGRILRASVGGVVDFRVQGSSDPSTLGYGLYTTKVKMGTPPREFTVQIDTGSDILWINCNTCSNCPKSSGLGIELNFFDTVGSSTAALVPCSDPMCASAIQGAAAQCSPQVNQCSYTFQYEDGSGTSGVYVSDAMYFDMILGQSTPANVASSATIVFGCSTYQSGDLTKTDKAVDGILGFGPGELSVVSQLSSRGITPKVFSHCLKGDGNGGGILVLGEILEPSIVYSPLVPSQPHYNLNLQSIAVNGQVLSINPAVFATSDKRGTIIDSGTTLSYLVQEAYDPLVNAVDTAVSQFATSFISKGSQCYLVLTSIDDSFPTVSFNFEGGASMDLKPSQYLLNRGFQDGAKMWCIGFQKVQEGVTILGDLVLKDKIVVYDLARQQIGWTNYDCSMSVNVSVTTSKDEYINARARQTGSCSRIGIPSKLLPVSIVALSMHIIIFMKSLHL from the exons ATGCACCGACTCTATCATCACCATTCCCATTTCCCATTATTAGACAAACCCATAAAcagaaaaaaccaaacaaaaatgcGTTTTCACACTCCAACGTTCTTCTTCTTTGGATGCTGCATATTCACCTTCGTCGCCACGGCGGTTCACGGCGCCGGTTACCTTCCTCTACAACGAAACGTTCCTCTTAACCACCGCGTTGAGATAGACACGCTTAGAGCTCGTGACAGAGTTCGCCATGGGAGAATTTTGCGTGCTAGTGTTGGTGGTGTTGTCGACTTCAGAGTTCAAGGCTCTTCCGATCCATCCACTCTTGGGTACGG GCTGTATACTACCAAAGTAAAGATGGGAACTCCACCTAGGGAATTTACTGTTCAGATTGATACTGGAAGTGACATTTTGTGGATTAATTGCAATACTTGCAGTAATTGCCCTAAATCTAGTGGACTTGGG ATTGAGCTCAATTTCTTTGACACGGTTGGTTCATCCACAGCTGCGTTGGTTCCTTGCTCGGACCCCATGTGCGCTTCTGCGATTCAAGGTGCGGCAGCTCAATGCTCCCCTCAGGTTAATCAGTGCAGCTACACCTTTCAGTATGAAGATGGGAGTGGTACTTCCGGTGTTTATGTCTCTGATGCCATGTATTTTGACATGATTCTCGGACAATCTACTCCTGCCAATGTTGCTTCTTCAGCTACCATTGTTTTCGG GTGTAGTACCTATCAGTCTGGAGATTTGACTAAGACGGATAAAGCGGTCGATGGAATTCTTGGGTTTGGCCCTGGTGAACTATCTGTTGTATCACAATTGTCATCACGAGGAATAACACCCAAAGTTTTCTCTCATTGCTTGAAAGGAGATGGCAATGGAGGAGGCATTCTAGTTCTTGGTGAGATTTTGGAGCCAAGTATTGTTTATAGTCCACTTGTCCCATCACA GCCTCATTACAACTTAAATCTTCAGAGCATTGCTGTCAATGGGCAAGTTCTCTCAATTAATCCAGCTGTATTTGCAACATCTGACAAACGAGGAACTATCATTGACAGTGGTACAACATTGTCATATCTTGTTCAAGAAGCTTATGATCCTCTTGTCAACGCA GTAGATACGGCCGTGTCACAATTTGCTACTTCCTTTATTTCAAAAGGAAGCCAGTGTTATCTGGTCTTAACCAG TATAGATGATAGTTTTCCTACAGTCAGTTTCAACTTTGAGGGTGGAGCATCAATGGATTTAAAACCATCACAATACCTTTTGAATAGGGGTTTCCAG GACGGTGCTAAAATGTGGTGCATAGGTTTCCAGAAAGTGCAAGAGGGAGTCACAATTTTAGGAG ATCTTGTCCTGAAAGATAAGATAGTTGTCTATGACTTGGCTCGTCAGCAAATAGGATGGACTAACTATGATT GTTCTATGTCTGTAAACGTCTCAGTGACTACAAGCAAGGATGAGTACATCAATGCAAGAGCAAGACAGACGGGCAGCTGCTCGAGGATAGGGATTCCCTCCAAGTTACTACCTGTAAGCATTGTGGCTCTTTCTATGCACATAATAATCTTCATGAAGTCGTTACATTTGTAA